The region catgcatcatcagaaaaggaactatgagaagaaaaaggaagttaaggggaaacagaaagaagcaaaatacagtttgtatggttatgtccctgcattgcagtattgggcatatgaagccatccagcagtttgcacgtgagtatggtattaaccatggaaaccagtttccgaggatgcttagttggtcgagcaataaggagcgtcctatttcgaaggccgaccttgcaccgatgttcaagaagacgagtgtaagttctgctatattatgtcaaaatagagtattctttggtggtttcaaactgacttaatgctttgtatttgatgcagttgattgtgttgtccatgttgaagccccggccttcggagatagattattatagcgctctgacggagggtgatgctcccttgtatcccgggttgggccaagaagaagaggtagaaactcccactgattttgagaaggtggcggagatagctgctgaggttgcgaaggcagcaaatatttttgttgatggccctgatgatgaggataccccagtccccatcgaccccacaccctcggccccagccccatcggtacaccccagtcctgatcaacctgatttacgggaggtgttggagaggttggagcgagtCGAGAGTCATCAGGATACCATCCTAGAGAACCAGGCGGTCATCATGGATGCtgtcaataagatcttgacattcgtacaagatcttccaaatgattctgattctgattccgactcacttgacctcccagatgattttgtctcacatgacataggcactcctcccccgatagtactcacagcaaatcctgagaccccaggtgttgctattatagaacctggggatgttgctggtgtagagtttcaattggccaagaggaaaagacgcaaacctaagaaatttgaagactacaccGACCCAACCAGAAAGAAAGCTCGTTTGGATGCGATTGATGACGTGCCATTAGTCCTCGACCCTCTAAAGAAGCCACTTGCTACACAGTACAAAACGGTCggcaagtggttgcttggagatattccgaacaagatgaagagggatgtccaatctggtgtgtatggtccgagttggtttctgacgatgaagacaccacagttttggatcgatgatggggtaagtaattttattaaatttattaatatttgttatctGGTATAAGCAGTGGGTTCAATAGGGGTTTCGATAGGCTGATTAATTACTTTCCAAtcatttttgcagcatattgatgcggccatGCATATGCTACGTAGGCGTCGACAGTTCTATCCCGGGGCGTATCGGCAAGATGGtgttgtgatgaatattatgttctcacaagtggtaccggcccgttatgatgcatatcagaatgccaaggaagcggataagaaaaggtttttgtgggattcagatgtgatatcaatgattacgggaattgacaatcaatttctggcatcgtggaagggagtagacactgtatattggtgccagaactaccttcaagcgcattggtttgcagttgaagcctccatttctacttggactctgaatgtttatgattcGGACGTGACCgtgataagtgataaacaactgcaatcttttatgaagtcatggtctactttgttcccatcgttgttattacagtcacaacttttcaaggacgaccctcggttgacgattccacctgaagctaaaagatgcaaagagttcaatgtgcaccgcatgccagttgattcagtaccccaaaccaaagtcaggtaaacaaaagtctagtttttattcaagttttttaaattaaattccatgttgattttgttactaatgcaatttatgttttggttacagtggagattgtggtgtgtacgccatcaagcacatcgaacacttattgggtaggctaccacttGACACGATTTGCGATGACAACATGGAGTTGTTCAGAAACAAATGGACAGTtgacttatggtatcagaatgttagacattgaacattctcatgttatatttatttgcttaaaatgtagatttttaagaaatttttttgagtCGAGTATCTTTTTATTAACGACAATTAACAACCAAAATTCATTAAcgacaataaaaaaagaaaacgaaaaataaccttcaacttcaagtttaaataaaatacaacaaaaaataaactcaaagccgagctttgcatgaggatttgttgtggccacgaccaccacaTCTACTACACTTAAGCATTGTAACTGGTTTTTCCCCGCCAGATGGCCAACGAtttgtccttggtcttcctagctttGGTTTTTTTGGGcgaccaacttgttgtttctctatgggtacaccaactaccatattcttaatgtcatctggaagtatccagtcatcctcgttcccagttgggtaaatggtttctttgtacgaattcctccatgactcaatggtgtaaaacggtgaacacaaagagtaaaggttcactccacgctctatagctgctgcagctgcatggggacaaggtgtgcctatgagctggaataccccacatgagcatgatttcgtcatcaaattcacctcagcatcgctgtctgcaccagttacatgaaactcgaattaaccaagggcatagacattcatgaaccttcctttgtcagcattgttcgatacatctgcctccatcagggtggataatttggtggtagtcttctctgtcacactacgtcgttcagaaaaccaagactgtagtgtgaaccgaatgaattctaaaaaaattgtaactggaaaggttcttgcatccttggtcttgttgttgaagctttcagcgtagttgctagtcattatattgtatcgttttccaggaaagaaaggacgagaccacttatcgaaaccaattccctccaaatAGGCAACTATAGGAGGATCCATTCGCTTAATATTTTCATAATGCTTTAGAAATTCCgtcttcttccatgcataggctgctgcccacatctcactgtgacagtgatcagtcttgaacttggctttcacattcatactgatgtgatggtagcatgcgccgtggtaggcatcaggaaagacaacctctagagcatgaataatactcgcatgcctatctgacacgaaagccaagtcatcaacgtccccaatggcttccttcaacttcgtcatgaaatatttccacgagttgtggttctcactatccaccaacccgaaggcaattggatataaatgactattcgcatccaaagcaacggcacatagcatgtggccaccgtacttattcttcaagaacgtgccatccacacatatcacaggacgacaaaatctgaatcctctcctacaaactccaagggcaaagaagcaatataggaaatgaccatcttcagtgacaaaatcagtaattgtacctggattcttttgctgcaacatgtgcaagtaggatggcaacttgcaatacgaatcctcatatgtccccctaacatacgtaagtgccttctctctacatctccatgccttttcataactcatatcaataccaaaatttttcttcatatcctcctttatgttgtttgccatgtaactggtcccatcaactgcgtatttgttctttatgaggtgtccaacgacccacggtgcagcttgacgatgacctttttgtcgcacttctagtgagcatgtgtgtacgctcttgtataccgtgatctcaaacatgggggacattggttgttttttccctctcaatctccaacaacagtcaggatctttgcatgtgatatGCCACACGTCAGTACGAGactttttcaccatatactcaaagttattattcattgcaaatagagcagctttggtttttaaatcattcttgtcctcaaaagtcttcccaacatatatttctcccattggtccaccagatgatgaggaatgggttttagcagatgcctcaatatcttcttttgtaaacattggggcactccatctggtgtgatcttctcttgatacaattgtctccctccacccagtgttatcttctgtcctagcaggttgattactgcttcgagcaggtgctcggcgtccttgagttgggagaggtgcctgtgcaagaggcagtcctgactcttcttctacttgttgggcttgggaaatgtttaactcctcatttgaaacatctgcactataatacgagtcatcctcggaaccatcatcattatcttcaaagcaattaccaactggatcatcattcacatagggatcgtactcatatgcctcaagcacacctgtgggacctccttgtggtatatcaagctgaatagtagccatcggatcagtaactggaacaaaagtgcccacctcgctaagatgcttgtaactgctaCCTGCAAGAGATGGATCGATACTAgtcgtgtcttttttgttcacactaggagaaggatctgatatgacattcttcttaagtggagtcacacataagactacccgttcattcaagcttattcctaagaatacacgaacttgacgatcattcttcaattgaaccggtgcaaatggttgctcgccgcatacgtatggcacctcgagtttcaattcatacacatctctatccacctgaaatgtctcgtgcagtatgtcaagtagttgcaagtaagtgacatcattctctactggtatcacttcaccttcagcatccttaaaataccatttcctaccatgcatttcccaaacaccgttgtaagaaacaaatacgtaaacagtagaacccgaaataaaaaaacacaaacacaaatggtattttaatgatgttgaaaaacatgaccatcgagcttgcatcgagtagctaccgagtaaccatcgagcacaacatgcaacgtaaaaaaaTATGTgcaatcgagcttgcatcgagcaggcatcgagcatctatcgagcatgcatgaaaagtgagaatgcacattaccatcgagtacccatcgagtaggtatcgagtacccatcgagtacaacatgcaacgtaaaaaatgatgtaccatcgagcaggcatcgagcatttatcgagcatgcatgaaaaagtgagaatgcacattaccatcgagtacccatcgagtaggtatcgagtacccatcgagtacaacatgcaacgtaaaaaatga is a window of Humulus lupulus chromosome 4, drHumLupu1.1, whole genome shotgun sequence DNA encoding:
- the LOC133831304 gene encoding uncharacterized protein LOC133831304 isoform X1 yields the protein MPKYLLPLTDHFPGRVTYRGNGYFKTIKDKFEELELIERVKESPFKQFFMAEKLDFSASLMHQLMLRKIQCFKEDELHLHLGSRPCRFGRGEFALVTGLNFSSGPSETDLKKHLTSDRLIKEYFNDEETVKLMHLEAALKNCTVVEDAYKLGLCFFVEGVLLAREGKLNVWIDSLKMVEDTEYFFTYPWGKVSFNKLMDSCKKDMHHQKRNYEKKKEVKGKQKEAKYSLYGYVPALQYWAYEAIQQFAREYGINHGNQFPRMLSWSSNKERPISKADLAPMFKKTSLIVLSMLKPRPSEIDYYSALTEGDAPLYPGLGQEEEVETPTDFEKVAEIAAEVAKAANIFVDGPDDEDTPVPIDPTPSAPAPSVHPSPDQPDLREVLERLERVESHQDTILENQAVIMDAVNKILTFVQDLPNDSDSDSDSLDLPDDFVSHDIGTPPPIVLTANPETPGVAIIEPGDVAGVEFQLAKRKRRKPKKFEDYTDPTRKKARLDAIDDVPLVLDPLKKPLATQYKTVGKWLLGDIPNKMKRDVQSGVYGPSWFLTMKTPQFWIDDGHIDAAMHMLRRRRQFYPGAYRQDGVVMNIMFSQVVPARYDAYQNAKEADKKRFLWDSDVISMITGIDNQFLASWKGVDTVYWCQNYLQAHWFAVEASISTWTLNVYDSDVTVISDKQLQSFMKSWSTLFPSLLLQSQLFKDDPRLTIPPEAKRCKEFNVHRMPVDSVPQTKVSGDCGVYAIKHIEHLLGRLPLDTICDDNMELFRNKWTVDLWYQNVRH
- the LOC133831304 gene encoding uncharacterized protein LOC133831304 isoform X2, whose protein sequence is MPKYLLPLTDHFPGRVTYRGNGYFKTIKDKFEELELIERVKESPFKQFFMAEKLDFSASLMHQLMLRKIQCFKEDELHLHLGSRPCRFGRGEFALVTGLNFSSGPSETDLKKHLTSDRLIKEYFNDEETVKLMHLEAALKNCTVVEDAYKLGLCFFVEGVLLAREGKLNVWIDSLKMVEDTEYFFTYPWGKVSFNKLMDSCKKDMHHQKRNYEKKKEVKGKQKEAKYSLYGYVPALQYWAYEAIQQFAREYGINHGNQFPRMLSWSSNKERPISKADLAPMFKKTSPRPSEIDYYSALTEGDAPLYPGLGQEEEVETPTDFEKVAEIAAEVAKAANIFVDGPDDEDTPVPIDPTPSAPAPSVHPSPDQPDLREVLERLERVESHQDTILENQAVIMDAVNKILTFVQDLPNDSDSDSDSLDLPDDFVSHDIGTPPPIVLTANPETPGVAIIEPGDVAGVEFQLAKRKRRKPKKFEDYTDPTRKKARLDAIDDVPLVLDPLKKPLATQYKTVGKWLLGDIPNKMKRDVQSGVYGPSWFLTMKTPQFWIDDGHIDAAMHMLRRRRQFYPGAYRQDGVVMNIMFSQVVPARYDAYQNAKEADKKRFLWDSDVISMITGIDNQFLASWKGVDTVYWCQNYLQAHWFAVEASISTWTLNVYDSDVTVISDKQLQSFMKSWSTLFPSLLLQSQLFKDDPRLTIPPEAKRCKEFNVHRMPVDSVPQTKVSGDCGVYAIKHIEHLLGRLPLDTICDDNMELFRNKWTVDLWYQNVRH